The genomic region TTAAATTTTTTTATTTAAATCAGTGCTTTATGGTTTTTTTGTGGCATAATGCGCCCACACCGGAAGCGAAGGGTGATTAGCTCAGCCGGGAGAGCATCTGCCTTACAAGCAGAGGGTCGGCGGTTCGATCCCGTCATCACCCACCATTCGTTTCAGTGTTACGCGCAGCGGTAGTTCAGTCGGTTAGAATACCGGCCTGTCACGCCGGGGGTCGCGGGTTCGAGTCCCGTCCGCTGCGCCATATTTGCTTCCAAGGCCTACTGAACGCCTGGAAGCCACGCAAAAAGCGGCCTTGTGCCGCTTTTTGCGTTTCTGGATTCTGCTGGAATCCATCTCCCGCCACGGTTTCAAGTACACATTCAAGTACGCCGCTGGCACCGCCTTGAGCCGTTTGCAGTCATGTCGCCAGAGAGCGGTTTCACGCCGCTCACCGCGATGGTTGCCGTTCGAACTGTGCGCGTAGCCACTTGCTGCTTGAATCCTCCCAATGTTCTACAACGGCTGTGCGGGCTGTTTCAACGTCACGGCTGCGCAGACACACGATCAAGTGCTCATGGTCGGCGACGCTTGGCTTGGGGTCCTCATCGCAGGATTGTTGCGACGGCAACTCTGCGCCCCCGGCGGCCTTCGGCAAAGTCTGCCGGGGCGGGCCTGTTAAACGGTGGTTTGTACCCAGTGACCCTCTGTTTTACCCGTTTATGCACGGCTTCATGGTGGTGTAATAAATCCATGAGGAGGCGATGCCAGGCACACGGCAGCGGCTTACGCCGTCATGACCTCATTACTCATTCAGGACCGCCTTCATGAGCTTTTTTCGCCCCAGGTACATGACCTTCGACTGCTACGGCACGCTGACCCCTTTCAAAACCGCAGCCCTGACGTGCGAGCTGTTTGCCGATGGCGTACCGGTTGAGCGAATGGAGCCGTTCATCAAGGACCAGGCGGCCTATCGCTTTAGTCTCAGGTCACGTCTGACCCCTATGGATACCTAGAACATGCCAGCACCTTTAATTTCCGTGCAAACCTGCGCCGACCTGCCGGCGCAGGCCGATGTGGTCGTGATCGGCGGCGGCATCATCGGCTCATTTACCGCCTATTACCTGGCCAGGCGCGGCATGAAGGTCGCGTTGGTTGAAAAGGGCCGCATAGGCGCCGAGCAATCAAGCCGTAACTGGGGGTGGTGCCGTCAGCAGAACCGCGATGCGCGTGAGTTGCCGATGGCCACCAAAAGCCTGGAACTGTGGGAGCAGTTCGCCAAGCAAACCGGTGAAGATACCGGTTTTACGCGGTGCGGCTTGCTCTACCTGAGCAACAACGATCAGGAACTGGAAGGGTGGGCGCGCTGGGGCGAGTTTGCGCGCACGGTCAATGTCCCGACCCAGATGCTCACCGCCGAACAAGCCGCCGAGCGCGGCAAGGCAACCGGCAAACCCTGGAAAGGCGGGGTGTTCGCACCCACCGACGGTATCGCCTTCCCCTCCCATGCGGCACCGGCCGTCGCGCGCGCGATTATGGCGCTGGGCAGCAGCGTGCATCAGGATTGCGCGGTGCGTGGCGTGGAGACCGAAGGCGGTCGATTGTCGGCGGTGGTGACCGAAAAAGGCACCATTCGTACCAGGATCGCGGTGCTTGCCGCAGGCGCCTGGGCATCGTCGTTCTGTCGCCAGTACGGTATTCGTTTTCCGCAGGCGACGATTCGTCAGACCGTACTTTCGGTCACGGCCCCCAGCCAGGAACTTCCCAGTGCTCTGCACACCACGAGCGCGTCCATGACCCGTCGCTCCGACGGCGGCTACACGCTGGCGATCAGCGGCCGCGGCCGGGTCGACATCACCCCGCAGTTGCTGGGTTTTTCCATGCAATTTCTGCCGATGTTTCAACGCCGCTGGCGCAACCTTGCACCTGGTGGCCTGGATGGCTGGCGTGCCGGCCACGAAAGCTGGAAGCGCTGGCGTCTTGACCAGCCCACGCCGATGGAAAAAATGCGAATTCTCGATCCTGCCGCTGACGCCTCGACCGTTGCCTTGACCTATAAGCGCGCGGTGGAACTGATGCCCGCGTTGAGCGGCACGTCGATCAAGGCGGCCTGGGCCGGTTATGTCGACAGTACCCCGGATGGTGTTCCAGGCATCGGTGAGATGGCCAGCCTGCCTGGGCTGGTACTGGCGGCCGGGTTCAGTGGACATGGCTTCGGTATCGGTCCCGGTGCGGGCCATCTGATTGCCGATATCGTCAGCGGCATGACCCCCATCGTGGACCCACTGCCCTATCATCCGGACCGTTTTCAAATGTCCGCTTGGGGCAAAGTGGCAGATTTTTGAGCTGAAGCCGAGGCCGTTGCGTGCAGGCCATTGCCGCATGCAACGGCCTTTGTACTCTATCGACCAAAGCCAACGATGGCCTTGGTTTCCAGAAACTCTTCAAAGCC from Pseudomonas asplenii harbors:
- a CDS encoding NAD(P)/FAD-dependent oxidoreductase, producing the protein MPAPLISVQTCADLPAQADVVVIGGGIIGSFTAYYLARRGMKVALVEKGRIGAEQSSRNWGWCRQQNRDARELPMATKSLELWEQFAKQTGEDTGFTRCGLLYLSNNDQELEGWARWGEFARTVNVPTQMLTAEQAAERGKATGKPWKGGVFAPTDGIAFPSHAAPAVARAIMALGSSVHQDCAVRGVETEGGRLSAVVTEKGTIRTRIAVLAAGAWASSFCRQYGIRFPQATIRQTVLSVTAPSQELPSALHTTSASMTRRSDGGYTLAISGRGRVDITPQLLGFSMQFLPMFQRRWRNLAPGGLDGWRAGHESWKRWRLDQPTPMEKMRILDPAADASTVALTYKRAVELMPALSGTSIKAAWAGYVDSTPDGVPGIGEMASLPGLVLAAGFSGHGFGIGPGAGHLIADIVSGMTPIVDPLPYHPDRFQMSAWGKVADF